One window of the Qipengyuania oceanensis genome contains the following:
- a CDS encoding sensor histidine kinase yields MAETSRLRDGLERISWSPSLSLTTKILAVNVLPLLLLGGGTFYLDTYRKQLLSERYKLARIEAQITAEALAGASRERQEALLVQIGKEQQMRLRMFDAEGLLWADSFVLDQPAFTFDDSGDKPWREDVARVLDKAVDTVVGADPIPDYIEPEDTRADVWPELERARNENLSQIQLRDAPDGTPVINAAAPVGLIGATLLTTRKATDIRDSVREARTTLVSAVGLAMLISVLLSLYMARTIAQPLRLLARAAIRVRLGRDRQVEVPRLPERRDEIGLLARAVSDMTDALRHRIDAVESFAADVAHEIKNPLASLRSAMESLGRVEDPDLRKQLTDIATHDVRRIDRLVTEISDASRIDAEMSRAVFERIDLAKLVVNILGSREDRAENAGQTIRFEPPESPPIVGGVPARLERVIENLLDNAVSFSPPGGAVTVSIVRDADWYVLTVCDEGPGIPEEEREKVFRRFHSVRPEDEDFGQHSGLGLAIARTIAEAHDGALSAHGRDDGKSGACLRLELPVAR; encoded by the coding sequence ATGGCTGAAACCAGCCGCCTGCGCGACGGGCTGGAGCGGATCAGCTGGTCGCCCAGCCTCTCGCTCACGACCAAGATTCTCGCCGTCAACGTCCTGCCGCTGCTGCTGCTCGGCGGCGGCACGTTCTATCTCGACACCTATCGCAAGCAGCTCCTTTCCGAACGCTACAAGCTCGCGCGGATCGAGGCGCAGATCACCGCCGAGGCGCTGGCAGGCGCGTCGAGGGAGCGGCAGGAGGCGCTGCTGGTACAGATCGGCAAGGAACAGCAGATGCGCCTGCGGATGTTCGATGCCGAGGGCTTGCTATGGGCCGACAGTTTCGTCCTCGACCAGCCGGCTTTCACGTTCGACGATTCGGGCGACAAGCCATGGCGCGAAGACGTCGCCCGCGTGCTCGACAAGGCGGTCGACACTGTGGTCGGGGCCGACCCGATCCCCGATTACATCGAGCCGGAGGATACGCGCGCAGATGTCTGGCCCGAACTCGAGCGGGCTCGCAACGAGAACCTCAGCCAGATCCAGTTGCGCGATGCGCCCGACGGAACGCCGGTCATCAATGCCGCCGCGCCGGTCGGCCTGATCGGCGCGACGCTTCTGACTACCCGCAAGGCTACCGACATCCGCGACAGCGTGCGCGAAGCCCGCACCACGCTGGTCAGCGCGGTCGGGCTGGCCATGCTGATTTCCGTCCTGCTGTCGCTCTACATGGCGCGCACGATCGCCCAGCCGCTGCGCCTGTTGGCCAGGGCGGCGATCCGCGTGCGGCTCGGGCGCGACCGGCAGGTCGAGGTCCCTCGCCTGCCCGAACGGCGCGACGAGATCGGCCTGCTGGCGCGCGCGGTGTCCGACATGACGGATGCCCTGCGCCACCGGATCGACGCGGTCGAAAGCTTCGCCGCCGACGTCGCGCACGAAATCAAGAACCCGCTCGCTTCGCTGCGCAGCGCCATGGAATCGCTTGGCCGGGTCGAGGATCCCGACCTGCGCAAGCAACTGACCGACATCGCTACCCACGACGTACGGCGCATCGACCGGCTGGTGACCGAGATATCCGATGCGAGCCGGATCGACGCCGAGATGTCGCGCGCGGTTTTCGAGCGGATCGACTTGGCGAAGCTCGTCGTCAACATTCTCGGCTCGCGCGAGGACCGGGCGGAAAATGCCGGCCAGACCATTCGTTTCGAGCCCCCGGAAAGCCCGCCGATCGTGGGCGGCGTCCCCGCCCGGCTCGAACGCGTCATCGAGAACCTGCTCGACAATGCGGTTTCCTTTTCCCCTCCCGGCGGCGCGGTCACCGTGTCGATCGTGCGCGATGCCGACTGGTACGTGCTGACGGTCTGCGACGAGGGGCCGGGGATCCCCGAGGAAGAGCGCGAGAAGGTGTTTCGACGGTTCCACTCGGTGCGCCCAGAAGACGAGGATTTCGGGCAGCACAGTGGCCTTGGCCTCGCGATCGCCCGCACGATCGCCGAGGCCCACGACGGGGCGCTTTCCGCCCACGGCCGCGACGATGGCAAAAGCGGCGCCTGCCTGCGGCTCGAACTGCCGGTCGCGCGGTGA
- a CDS encoding M28 family peptidase yields the protein MRRLLTVSVAALALLHGATALGHDGEVSAERLEADVTLLADDALGGREAGTEGYNLAAGYVGGEFAAIGLDPAIGNHYFQTMPFRFFQADDPSKLSMTIIGRDGAQTLVPGDEIMIGTEAAVASASIEAPLVFVGSGFADDGLGWDDFSGVDVAGKIAVVLRNPPKIMGDQEYGYYRNTQAERLAARGAVGMIVLVTPTYEKGIKFEMLKSDFEPAVNMAWLRADGTPFAEVPDSFIRAFASEELGRRLMEGQPVSWEEAAAAEADGKKRLPAFELGFGARLTAGNRLWQQNSYNVVGVLPGSDPALANEIVVVTAHLDGVGTHVTEKEGDDEIVNAAMDNATGVAAITEIARLLAPTPPRRTLVFAALTAEEKGLWGADYLARNPVMAGTHKVVANINVDMPLSSWEFTDLVVYGVERTTMEPVIRQSVASAGLVIVPDPQPEESYFTRSDHYRFVQQGIPSVYVNPGFGNGGDKAYKDFIGKHYHQPSDEVGNVDFRQLARFTDVYRDIVVGVANMDEAPLWRKGDFFAKFYGGKMED from the coding sequence ATGCGCAGATTACTGACCGTTTCGGTTGCCGCCCTGGCCCTGTTGCACGGCGCGACCGCACTGGGCCACGACGGCGAGGTTTCCGCAGAACGCCTTGAGGCGGACGTCACCCTGCTTGCCGACGATGCCCTGGGCGGGCGCGAGGCGGGGACCGAAGGATACAATCTGGCGGCGGGCTACGTCGGGGGAGAATTTGCAGCGATCGGGCTCGATCCCGCGATCGGCAACCATTATTTCCAGACCATGCCGTTCCGCTTTTTCCAGGCGGACGATCCGTCGAAGCTTTCGATGACCATCATCGGGCGCGACGGTGCGCAGACGCTGGTCCCGGGCGACGAGATCATGATCGGAACCGAGGCCGCGGTCGCTTCCGCCAGCATCGAGGCGCCGCTGGTATTCGTCGGCAGCGGGTTCGCCGATGACGGGCTGGGCTGGGACGATTTCTCCGGCGTCGATGTCGCGGGCAAGATCGCGGTCGTCCTGCGCAATCCGCCGAAGATCATGGGCGACCAAGAGTACGGTTACTATCGCAACACGCAGGCCGAGCGGCTGGCAGCGCGCGGTGCCGTCGGCATGATCGTCCTCGTTACGCCGACTTACGAGAAGGGCATCAAGTTCGAGATGCTCAAGAGCGATTTCGAACCGGCCGTCAACATGGCCTGGCTGAGGGCTGACGGAACACCCTTCGCCGAGGTTCCCGACAGCTTCATCCGCGCTTTCGCGAGCGAGGAACTCGGCCGGCGCCTGATGGAAGGCCAGCCGGTCAGCTGGGAAGAAGCGGCAGCGGCCGAAGCCGATGGCAAGAAACGCCTACCGGCCTTCGAGCTGGGGTTCGGCGCGCGCCTGACCGCGGGCAACCGGCTGTGGCAGCAGAACAGCTACAATGTCGTCGGCGTGTTGCCGGGTAGCGATCCTGCGCTCGCGAACGAGATCGTCGTCGTCACCGCGCATCTCGACGGCGTCGGCACCCACGTCACCGAGAAGGAAGGCGACGACGAGATCGTCAATGCCGCGATGGACAATGCGACAGGCGTTGCCGCGATCACGGAGATCGCCCGCCTGCTCGCCCCGACCCCGCCGCGCCGCACGCTGGTGTTCGCCGCGTTGACCGCCGAGGAAAAGGGCCTGTGGGGCGCCGATTACCTTGCGCGCAACCCGGTCATGGCGGGCACGCACAAGGTCGTTGCCAATATCAACGTCGACATGCCGCTATCATCCTGGGAATTCACCGACCTGGTGGTCTACGGCGTCGAACGGACCACCATGGAACCGGTCATCCGCCAGTCTGTCGCCAGTGCCGGACTGGTCATCGTGCCCGATCCGCAGCCCGAGGAAAGCTATTTCACCCGCTCGGACCACTATCGTTTCGTGCAGCAGGGAATCCCGTCGGTCTACGTCAACCCGGGCTTCGGCAACGGCGGCGACAAGGCCTACAAGGACTTCATCGGGAAACATTATCACCAGCCTTCGGACGAGGTCGGGAACGTCGATTTCAGGCAATTGGCACGCTTCACCGATGTCTATCGCGACATCGTCGTGGGCGTTGCCAACATGGACGAGGCACCGCTGTGGCGCAAAGGTGATTTCTTCGCGAAGTTCTACGGCGGCAAGATGGAGGACTGA
- a CDS encoding peptide deformylase: protein MAIREILEVPDPRLKIVSEPVKPEEFNDDLRTLVDDMFETMYDAYGIGLAAIQVGVPKRLLVIDLQPEDPDAPPVECDHDGHKHTHPATKKEPRVFVNPEILDPAEELSTYSEGCLSVPEIYADVDRPSTCRVRYQDLDGNTHEEDLEGMMSTCIQHEMDHLEGILFIDHLSRLKRNMALKKLKKLREAA, encoded by the coding sequence ATGGCCATACGTGAGATTCTCGAGGTGCCGGATCCCCGGCTCAAGATCGTGTCCGAACCGGTGAAGCCGGAAGAGTTCAACGACGATTTGCGCACGCTCGTCGACGACATGTTCGAGACGATGTACGATGCTTATGGCATCGGCCTCGCCGCGATCCAGGTCGGCGTGCCCAAGCGCCTGCTGGTGATCGACCTGCAGCCCGAGGATCCGGATGCGCCGCCGGTCGAATGCGATCACGACGGGCACAAGCACACCCATCCCGCTACCAAGAAGGAGCCGCGGGTTTTCGTGAATCCCGAGATTCTCGATCCGGCGGAAGAACTCTCTACCTACTCGGAAGGCTGCCTGTCGGTCCCCGAGATCTATGCCGACGTCGATCGCCCCTCGACCTGCCGGGTCCGCTACCAGGATCTCGACGGCAACACGCACGAGGAAGACCTCGAAGGAATGATGTCGACCTGCATCCAGCACGAGATGGACCACCTTGAGGGGATCCTGTTCATCGATCACCTCAGCCGTCTGAAGCGCAACATGGCGCTCAAGAAGCTCAAGAAACTGCGCGAAGCGGCTTGA
- a CDS encoding PTS sugar transporter subunit IIA, which translates to MIGMILVTHGNLAEQFVEAMEHVVGKQDAIETVCIGPIDDMEQRRGQIAKAITAVDSGEGVIVLTDLFGGTPSNLAISLLDAGRVEVIAGINLPMLIRLAGARKCMGVVEAVEAARDAGRNYITIASEFLEGEPGKAKAGAR; encoded by the coding sequence ATGATCGGCATGATCCTGGTCACGCATGGCAATCTCGCCGAGCAATTCGTCGAGGCGATGGAGCACGTCGTCGGCAAGCAGGACGCGATCGAGACCGTCTGCATCGGCCCCATCGACGACATGGAACAGCGCCGCGGCCAGATCGCCAAGGCGATCACCGCGGTCGATTCGGGCGAAGGGGTGATCGTGCTGACCGACCTGTTCGGCGGGACGCCCTCCAACCTGGCGATCTCGCTGCTCGACGCGGGCCGGGTCGAGGTCATTGCAGGCATCAACCTGCCGATGCTCATCCGCCTGGCCGGCGCGCGCAAGTGCATGGGCGTGGTCGAGGCGGTGGAAGCCGCACGCGACGCGGGCCGCAACTACATCACCATCGCATCCGAATTCCTCGAGGGCGAGCCCGGCAAGGCCAAGGCCGGGGCGCGGTGA
- the recR gene encoding recombination mediator RecR → MASQEIETLASALARLPGLGPRSARRAVLWLVKRRDSSLGALVDALAAVRDTLVECSVCGNVDTRDPCGICADPRRDTRSICVVEDVSDLWALDRAKLFTGKYHVLGGKLSALDGVRPEDLNIAGLLARVEQGGVDEVVLAMNATLEGQTTAHYLAERLEGFPIRITQLAHGLPVGGELDYLDEGTLAQALRARRPVS, encoded by the coding sequence TTGGCTTCACAAGAGATCGAGACGCTCGCATCGGCGCTGGCGCGGCTGCCCGGCCTCGGGCCACGGTCGGCCCGGCGCGCGGTCCTGTGGCTGGTCAAGCGGCGCGACAGCTCGCTCGGCGCGCTGGTCGATGCGCTGGCCGCGGTGCGCGACACGCTGGTGGAATGCTCCGTGTGCGGCAATGTCGACACGCGCGATCCCTGCGGCATCTGCGCCGATCCGCGCCGCGACACCCGTTCGATTTGCGTGGTCGAGGACGTGTCCGACCTGTGGGCGCTCGATCGGGCGAAGCTGTTCACCGGCAAATATCACGTGCTCGGCGGCAAGCTGTCCGCGCTGGACGGCGTGCGACCCGAAGATCTCAATATCGCCGGACTGCTCGCCCGGGTCGAGCAGGGCGGGGTGGACGAGGTCGTGCTCGCCATGAACGCCACGCTCGAAGGGCAGACGACCGCGCATTATCTCGCCGAGCGGCTCGAGGGTTTCCCGATCCGCATCACCCAGCTCGCCCATGGCCTGCCGGTCGGCGGCGAGCTCGACTACCTGGACGAGGGCACGTTGGCGCAGGCGCTCAGGGCGAGAAGACCCGTTTCCTGA
- the fmt gene encoding methionyl-tRNA formyltransferase translates to MRIVFMGTPEFAVPTLDALVEAAHEVVCVYTQPPRPGGRRGRELVKTPVHQAAERLHIEVRHPERLKDIDTLADFAALEPDLAVVAAYGLILPQAVLDVPRYGCLNVHASLLPAWRGAAPIQRAILAGDPVTGITIMQMEAGLDSGPMLATARTPIEDKTAGELTAELAEIGAQLMVGTLIDLPALRPVEQDDKEATYAAKIDKSEARIDFTRAAGFIERQVRAFAPAPGAWFELDGERIKVFAADVIGRAGKPGYVLDDELTIACEHAAIRPTRVQRAGKPVMDAADFLRGKPVPEGTLVR, encoded by the coding sequence ATGCGGATAGTTTTCATGGGAACGCCAGAGTTCGCCGTTCCGACGCTCGACGCGCTGGTCGAAGCGGCACACGAGGTGGTGTGCGTATATACCCAGCCGCCGCGCCCCGGCGGCAGACGTGGGCGCGAACTGGTCAAGACGCCGGTGCATCAGGCAGCCGAACGGTTGCATATCGAGGTGCGCCATCCCGAGCGGCTGAAGGACATCGATACGCTGGCCGATTTCGCCGCGCTCGAACCGGACCTCGCGGTGGTCGCAGCCTATGGCCTGATCCTTCCGCAGGCAGTGCTCGACGTGCCGAGGTACGGCTGTCTCAACGTCCACGCCTCGCTGTTGCCTGCATGGCGCGGCGCGGCACCGATCCAGCGCGCGATCCTGGCGGGCGACCCGGTGACGGGAATCACGATCATGCAGATGGAAGCGGGTCTCGACAGCGGCCCCATGCTGGCGACCGCCCGCACCCCGATCGAGGACAAGACCGCCGGCGAACTAACCGCGGAACTCGCGGAAATCGGCGCGCAACTGATGGTCGGCACGCTGATCGACCTGCCCGCGCTTCGGCCGGTCGAGCAGGACGACAAGGAAGCGACCTATGCCGCGAAGATCGACAAGTCCGAGGCGCGCATCGATTTCACGCGCGCAGCCGGCTTCATCGAGCGGCAGGTTCGCGCCTTCGCGCCCGCGCCGGGTGCCTGGTTCGAGCTCGACGGCGAACGGATCAAGGTCTTCGCCGCCGACGTGATCGGGCGCGCGGGCAAGCCGGGCTATGTCCTGGACGACGAACTGACCATCGCCTGCGAACACGCCGCGATCCGCCCGACCCGAGTCCAGCGCGCAGGCAAGCCGGTGATGGACGCGGCCGATTTCCTGCGCGGCAAGCCGGTGCCGGAGGGCACGCTGGTCCGGTGA
- a CDS encoding TrmH family RNA methyltransferase → MAIDRREITGFSNPTVKALRALRVKKHRKAAGKFLAEGLRLLTDARENGRIPETLVVASRRDTHPLLTELESAVAGSGGEVIETTPDILAKISGKDNPQAVLGVFDELDTPLEALDRASANIWLVAQALRDPGNLGTMLRTGDAIGAGGLILIDDCADPFSVEAVRASMGAVFTQQIAQARWEHFLPWLRSGDGQLVAASLRDAVPYRGAAYAAPCFVMVGNESQGLPGDYEIACDLRVTMPMRGRADSLNAAVAAAVLGYEVLASLEG, encoded by the coding sequence ATGGCGATCGATCGCCGCGAAATCACCGGCTTCTCCAATCCGACGGTCAAGGCCCTGCGCGCACTGCGCGTGAAAAAGCATCGCAAGGCTGCCGGCAAGTTTCTCGCAGAAGGCCTGCGGCTGCTGACCGATGCGCGGGAGAATGGGCGGATACCGGAAACCCTCGTCGTGGCGAGCCGGCGCGACACGCATCCCCTGCTGACGGAACTGGAAAGCGCGGTCGCCGGATCCGGCGGCGAAGTGATCGAGACCACTCCGGACATCCTCGCCAAGATCAGCGGAAAGGACAATCCGCAGGCCGTACTGGGGGTTTTCGACGAATTGGACACCCCCCTCGAAGCGCTCGATCGGGCGAGCGCGAACATCTGGCTGGTGGCGCAGGCGCTGCGCGATCCCGGCAACCTTGGCACCATGCTGCGCACCGGCGATGCGATCGGTGCAGGCGGACTGATCCTGATCGACGATTGCGCCGATCCGTTCAGCGTGGAAGCCGTGCGCGCCAGCATGGGCGCCGTCTTCACGCAGCAGATCGCGCAGGCCCGGTGGGAGCATTTCCTGCCGTGGTTGCGGTCGGGCGACGGGCAACTGGTTGCCGCAAGCTTGCGCGACGCCGTGCCCTATCGCGGCGCAGCTTACGCGGCCCCGTGCTTCGTGATGGTTGGCAATGAATCGCAAGGTCTTCCGGGAGACTACGAGATTGCCTGCGACCTGCGCGTCACCATGCCGATGCGCGGCCGTGCCGACAGCCTCAATGCCGCGGTGGCGGCTGCAGTACTGGGTTACGAAGTTCTCGCGAGCCTCGAAGGCTGA
- the truA gene encoding tRNA pseudouridine(38-40) synthase TruA has protein sequence MKRFALTLEFDGTPFFGLQRQPHGPSVQQSVEEAVLGITGEQVTLASAGRTDTGVHALAMRSHVDIAKPIEPFRLMEALNAHLRPDPIAVTHCEIVPDDWHARFSCTGRAYIYRIANRRAPLTLEKDRAWQVTQPLDEEAMHRAAQALVGHHDFTTFRSVHCQSASPVKTLDRLDVERDGEHVLIHAEARSFLHHQVRSIVGCLALVGMGRWREEQVAQALVAKDRQELGLNAPPHGLYFVRATYPDSPLPVGGDQSSILPP, from the coding sequence ATGAAACGTTTCGCCCTGACCCTCGAATTCGACGGCACACCCTTCTTCGGCCTGCAGCGCCAGCCGCATGGCCCAAGCGTGCAGCAGTCGGTCGAAGAGGCGGTGCTGGGCATTACGGGCGAGCAGGTGACGCTCGCCTCGGCGGGTCGCACCGACACCGGCGTCCACGCACTTGCGATGCGCAGCCATGTCGACATCGCCAAACCGATCGAACCGTTCCGGCTGATGGAGGCGCTCAACGCGCATCTGCGACCCGATCCGATCGCAGTCACGCACTGCGAGATCGTGCCCGACGACTGGCACGCGCGCTTTTCCTGCACGGGTCGCGCTTACATCTATCGTATCGCCAATCGCCGCGCGCCGCTGACGCTGGAGAAGGACCGGGCGTGGCAGGTAACGCAGCCGCTCGACGAAGAGGCCATGCACCGCGCCGCACAGGCGCTGGTCGGCCACCATGATTTCACGACCTTCCGCTCGGTTCATTGCCAGTCGGCCAGTCCGGTCAAGACGCTCGACCGGCTGGATGTCGAGAGAGATGGCGAGCACGTGCTGATCCATGCCGAGGCGCGCAGTTTCCTGCACCACCAGGTCCGCAGCATCGTCGGCTGCCTGGCGCTGGTCGGCATGGGGCGCTGGCGCGAGGAGCAGGTGGCACAAGCGCTGGTCGCGAAGGACCGGCAGGAACTGGGTCTCAATGCCCCGCCCCACGGCCTGTATTTCGTTCGCGCCACATATCCCGACTCACCGCTGCCGGTAGGAGGGGATCAGTCCTCCATCTTGCCGCCGTAG
- a CDS encoding HPr kinase/phosphatase C-terminal domain-containing protein, with the protein MNEQTSIAGVTVVAVDGHAIMLSGPPGSGKSTLALGLIDRGAVLIGDDGISLLRESTRLLATPPPNIAGKIEVRNVGIVEIATTSAPLALVLKLTPDAPRFPETVSHEVLLDVAIPALAFDPALAAAPLRAEWALRTHGAFV; encoded by the coding sequence GTGAACGAGCAGACGAGCATTGCCGGAGTAACCGTCGTCGCGGTCGACGGACACGCGATCATGCTGTCCGGCCCACCGGGAAGTGGCAAGAGCACCCTCGCCCTCGGCCTCATCGATCGCGGTGCGGTGCTGATCGGCGACGATGGCATCTCCCTCCTTCGCGAAAGCACCCGCCTGCTCGCGACGCCGCCGCCGAACATCGCCGGGAAGATCGAGGTGCGAAATGTCGGGATCGTCGAGATCGCGACGACGTCCGCACCGCTCGCGCTGGTGCTAAAGCTGACCCCCGATGCGCCGCGGTTTCCCGAAACCGTTTCGCACGAGGTCCTGCTCGACGTGGCGATCCCGGCGCTCGCCTTCGATCCGGCGCTGGCCGCCGCGCCGCTGCGTGCGGAGTGGGCGCTGCGCACGCATGGCGCATTTGTCTGA
- a CDS encoding DNA recombination protein RmuC, producing the protein MDPTLLTIIVLVISLACGIAAGWFFGSRPVADWKARHGERDAEARALDEKFRKAIVDLENATVRAGRADALDAELRETRTAHDAALEDLRRTNGALASELATLKEKTANFDEQKRLLVEAREELLKEFQNTGSAVLSKAQEAFLERANERFGHSEKTSEEKLRALLDPVGKRLEAYEKQVAALEEKRTDAFGRLHQQITEMQRGQEEVRREAQRLGNSLTNAPKARGRWGERALQNVLEQCGLSEHTDFILEQSMDTDEGRLRPDAIVNVPGQKKLVIDAKVSLNAYQAAFEADNDEDRVRHLDLHAKSMRGHVQTLGSKNYQSQFDDAPDYVVMFVPGEHFVAAALEHDPELWDFAFRNKVLLATPTNLVAIARTVAQVWRQDTIAREAVEIGKAGAELYDRLAVAAEHMKRVGGGLETAVNNYNKFVGSFERNVLSSGRRLADKGIEIGKREIEEVPIVEATPRYNAEDAAQIEDAGREERDAAE; encoded by the coding sequence ATGGATCCGACGCTTCTCACCATAATCGTACTCGTCATCAGCCTTGCTTGCGGCATCGCGGCAGGCTGGTTCTTCGGCTCTCGCCCGGTCGCGGACTGGAAGGCGCGCCACGGCGAACGCGACGCCGAAGCACGTGCGCTCGATGAGAAGTTCCGCAAGGCGATCGTCGATCTGGAGAATGCGACCGTGCGGGCTGGCCGGGCGGATGCGCTCGATGCCGAATTGCGCGAGACGCGGACAGCGCACGACGCGGCGCTGGAAGACCTTCGCCGGACCAACGGTGCGCTGGCATCGGAACTGGCTACGCTCAAGGAAAAGACCGCCAATTTCGATGAGCAGAAACGGCTGTTGGTCGAAGCGCGCGAGGAATTGCTCAAGGAGTTCCAGAACACCGGATCGGCCGTCCTCAGCAAGGCGCAGGAGGCGTTTCTCGAGCGCGCCAACGAGCGGTTCGGTCATTCGGAGAAGACCTCGGAGGAAAAGCTGCGCGCATTGCTCGACCCGGTCGGCAAGCGGCTCGAGGCCTATGAAAAGCAGGTCGCCGCGCTGGAGGAAAAGCGCACCGATGCCTTCGGGCGGCTGCACCAGCAGATCACCGAGATGCAGCGCGGGCAGGAAGAGGTCCGGCGCGAGGCGCAGCGGCTCGGCAACAGCCTGACCAATGCGCCCAAGGCGCGGGGCCGCTGGGGCGAGCGGGCGCTGCAGAACGTGCTCGAGCAATGCGGCCTGTCGGAGCACACCGATTTCATCCTCGAGCAATCGATGGATACCGACGAGGGACGACTGCGTCCCGACGCGATCGTCAACGTGCCCGGCCAGAAGAAACTGGTCATCGATGCCAAGGTGTCGCTCAACGCCTACCAGGCCGCGTTCGAGGCGGACAATGACGAGGATCGGGTGAGGCATCTCGACCTGCACGCCAAGTCGATGCGCGGTCACGTCCAGACGCTCGGTTCCAAGAACTACCAGAGCCAGTTCGACGATGCGCCCGATTACGTCGTCATGTTCGTCCCGGGCGAGCATTTCGTGGCCGCCGCGCTCGAACACGATCCCGAGCTGTGGGACTTCGCGTTTCGCAACAAGGTGCTGCTGGCAACGCCGACCAATCTTGTCGCAATCGCGCGGACTGTCGCGCAGGTCTGGCGGCAGGATACGATCGCTCGCGAGGCGGTCGAGATCGGCAAGGCGGGGGCCGAGCTCTACGACCGGCTGGCGGTCGCCGCAGAGCACATGAAGCGCGTGGGTGGCGGCCTGGAAACGGCGGTCAACAACTACAACAAATTTGTCGGCAGTTTCGAACGCAATGTCCTGTCGTCGGGCCGGCGACTGGCAGACAAGGGGATCGAGATCGGCAAGCGCGAAATCGAGGAAGTGCCGATTGTCGAGGCCACGCCGCGCTACAACGCCGAGGACGCCGCTCAGATCGAAGACGCGGGCCGCGAGGAACGCGACGCCGCGGAGTGA
- the rapZ gene encoding RNase adapter RapZ codes for MHSDEPPVPPQPILLVTGMSGAGKTTALRTLEDLGWEAIDNFPVRLLGRLIGKDHPGRTPLAIGFDSRTRGFDPKDIVELVDRMSQREDLAVHTLFLDCASGELERRYNENRRRHPMAQGRPVLDGIKAERELLEPLRSWAEAVVDTTDYSTNQLQQVMRDRYHDSAPVEMVITVSSFGFARGMPPLADLVFDMRFLANPHWDAALREQTGLDAEVGDYIEADEAFVPAYERIRDLLLFLIPQYRDEGRSYLNVAFGCTGGRHRSVFTAERIAQALRDAGFSPTVRHRNLTTRAADELEKPRRQANG; via the coding sequence ATGCATAGCGACGAGCCCCCTGTCCCTCCCCAGCCGATCCTGCTGGTCACCGGCATGTCGGGCGCGGGCAAGACCACCGCGCTGCGCACGCTGGAAGACCTCGGTTGGGAAGCGATCGACAATTTTCCGGTCCGCTTGCTCGGTCGCCTGATCGGGAAAGACCACCCCGGGCGTACGCCGCTGGCGATCGGTTTCGACAGCCGTACCCGCGGGTTCGACCCGAAAGACATCGTGGAACTGGTCGACAGGATGTCGCAGCGCGAAGACCTCGCCGTCCATACGCTCTTTCTGGATTGCGCCAGCGGCGAGCTGGAACGGCGCTACAACGAGAACCGCCGGCGGCATCCGATGGCCCAAGGCCGACCCGTGCTCGACGGGATCAAGGCCGAACGCGAATTGCTGGAGCCGCTTCGCAGTTGGGCCGAGGCCGTCGTGGATACCACCGATTATTCGACCAACCAGCTGCAGCAGGTCATGCGCGACCGTTATCACGACAGCGCGCCGGTAGAGATGGTGATTACCGTGTCCAGTTTCGGTTTCGCGCGCGGCATGCCCCCGCTCGCCGACCTGGTGTTCGACATGCGCTTTCTCGCCAATCCGCACTGGGACGCCGCCCTGCGCGAGCAGACCGGGCTCGACGCCGAAGTCGGGGACTATATCGAGGCTGACGAGGCTTTCGTCCCCGCATACGAGCGGATCCGTGATCTCCTGCTGTTCCTGATACCGCAGTATCGCGACGAAGGACGCAGCTATCTCAATGTCGCGTTCGGCTGCACCGGCGGCCGGCACCGTTCGGTTTTCACCGCCGAGCGGATCGCTCAGGCCTTGCGCGATGCGGGTTTTTCGCCCACTGTCCGTCACCGTAATTTGACCACCCGGGCCGCGGACGAGCTGGAAAAGCCCCGCAGGCAGGCGAATGGATAG
- a CDS encoding HPr family phosphocarrier protein: MSEARREVTIVNKRGLHARASAKFVTAVAELDESTRVHVARKGTEAAGGSILGLMMLGAAKGDTVEIIVEGTDAEAVLAQLVELVEDGFGEE; this comes from the coding sequence ATGAGCGAAGCGCGGCGCGAGGTCACGATCGTCAACAAGCGCGGCCTTCACGCACGCGCGAGCGCCAAGTTCGTGACCGCAGTGGCCGAACTCGACGAAAGCACGCGGGTCCATGTCGCGCGCAAGGGGACCGAAGCAGCGGGCGGATCGATCCTGGGCCTGATGATGCTCGGCGCCGCCAAGGGCGATACCGTCGAGATCATCGTCGAGGGCACCGACGCCGAAGCGGTGCTCGCACAGCTCGTCGAGCTGGTCGAGGACGGCTTCGGCGAGGAATGA